The genome window GGTCATGTCGTCGGCTATCGCCCTGCTGATTGCCGGGCCGATCGGCGTCATGATCGGCGTCTTCCTCGCCGAGGTCAGCCCGTCGCGCTTACGCATGCCGTTGTCGTTCCTGGTCGAGCTGCTGGCGGCGATCCCCAGTGTCGTCTACGGCATGTGGGGCATCTTCGTCTTCATCCCGTTCTTTCGGAAGTGGATCGCGACGCCGATCTCGGAGCAGTTCGGGGACGCAATCCCGCTGCTGGCCGGTCCGGTTACGGTCGGTCGCGGCATGCTGGTGGCCGGCATCATCCTCGCCATCATGATCGTGCCGACCATCGCAGCGGTCTCGCGCGATGTCCTGTCAGTTGTGCCGACGCACCAGCGTGAGGCGCTGATCGCGTTGGGGGCGACACGCTGGGAGGTCATCCGCCACGCCATGATCCCGTATGCCCGCGCCGGCATCATCGGCGGGATGATGCTCGGCCTTGGCCGGGCGCTCGGCGAGACGATGGCCGCGACGATGGTCATCGGCAATACGCCGCGGATCGAAGGCTCACTGTTCGCGCCGGCGACAACCGCCGCGTCGCTCGTCGCCAGCCAGCTGCCCAACGCCGGTAGCGAGATGCACTCCAGTGCTCTCATTCTGGTCGCGCTGGTGCTGTTCTGCATCACCCTGGTGGCGAACTCGATTGCGCGCCTGCTCGTCTGGAAGGTGCAGCGTGGGAGCGGAGGGAGAGCCTGATGGCAGCAACACACGCTCCACGGCAATCGCTGCTGGAAGCCTCCGGCAGTCAGCGACGGAAGATCACCAGCAAGATTCTGGTTGGCATGACCGGCGCAGCGACGCTGATCGCGCTCGTCCCGCTGCTGCTCATCATCAGCTACGTCGTCGTACAGGGCTTTCAGTCGCTCAACTTCGACTTCTTCACACAGACGTTCAAGCCGGTCACGCTGGGCAGCGCGCCAACCAGCGCCGGAGGCGTGCTGCACGCGATCGTCGGCAGCTTGCTGATCGTCGGTATCGCGTTGCTGATGGCGGTGCCGGTCGGCGTGATGGCTGGAATCTACCTGGCTGAGTATCCGGGCACCAGCGCGTCGAATGTCATCCGCTTCAGCAC of Thermomicrobiales bacterium contains these proteins:
- the pstC gene encoding phosphate ABC transporter permease subunit PstC: MQHADAVSGWERLRRRTRHGDLLFWLIALSFAVLVVSLLVAIIAVTWDGSAAARHEFGFGFLTSSTWNPVKNQYGALPAIYGTVMSSAIALLIAGPIGVMIGVFLAEVSPSRLRMPLSFLVELLAAIPSVVYGMWGIFVFIPFFRKWIATPISEQFGDAIPLLAGPVTVGRGMLVAGIILAIMIVPTIAAVSRDVLSVVPTHQREALIALGATRWEVIRHAMIPYARAGIIGGMMLGLGRALGETMAATMVIGNTPRIEGSLFAPATTAASLVASQLPNAGSEMHSSALILVALVLFCITLVANSIARLLVWKVQRGSGGRA